From Streptomyces yatensis, one genomic window encodes:
- a CDS encoding cytidine deaminase has protein sequence MSEAAQLDPEDRKIITLARSVRARNSVAEGAAVRDETGRTYVAGTVALDSLKLSALRTAVAMAVASGATSLEAAAVVTEAESASDEDRAAVRDLGGAGTPVLLAGLDGTLRATLPA, from the coding sequence ATGAGCGAAGCAGCGCAGCTGGACCCCGAAGACCGCAAGATCATCACGCTGGCCCGCTCCGTGCGGGCCCGTAACTCCGTGGCGGAGGGCGCCGCCGTCCGCGATGAGACGGGGCGCACGTATGTCGCCGGGACCGTGGCCCTCGACTCGCTGAAGCTGAGCGCCCTGCGGACCGCCGTCGCCATGGCCGTGGCGAGCGGTGCCACGTCCCTGGAGGCCGCGGCCGTGGTGACCGAGGCGGAGAGCGCCTCGGACGAGGACCGCGCGGCCGTCCGGGACCTCGGTGGGGCCGGGACGCCGGTGCTGCTGGCGGGCCTCGACGGCACCCTGCGGGCCACGCTGCCGGCCTGA
- a CDS encoding GTPase Era, with protein sequence MTAGTSPSPTEQRETPHRSGFACFVGRPNAGKSTLTNALVGTKVAITSNRPQTTRHTVRGIVHRPEAQLVLVDTPGLHKPRTLLGERLNDVVRTTWAEVDVIGFCLPADQKLGPGDRYIATELAGIKKTPKVAIVTKTDLVESEQLAQQLIAIDRLGTELGIEWAEIVPVSAVDAEKVGAGRGPSAEGGGRRGAGQVGLLADLLVPLLPEGPALYPEGDLTDEPEQVMVAELIREAALEGVRDELPHSIAVVVEEMLPREDRPADRPLLDIHANLYIERPSQKGIIIGPKGRRLKEVGTKSRKHIEALLGTPVFLDLHVKVAKDWQRDPKQLRKLGF encoded by the coding sequence ATGACTGCCGGTACCTCCCCGTCCCCGACCGAGCAGCGGGAGACCCCGCACCGCTCGGGCTTCGCCTGCTTCGTCGGCCGCCCCAACGCGGGCAAGTCGACCCTGACCAATGCGCTGGTGGGGACGAAGGTCGCGATCACCTCGAACCGCCCGCAGACCACCCGCCACACCGTCCGCGGCATCGTGCACCGCCCCGAGGCCCAGCTGGTGCTCGTCGACACCCCTGGTCTGCACAAGCCGCGCACCCTGCTCGGCGAGCGGCTGAACGATGTCGTGCGCACCACCTGGGCCGAGGTCGACGTCATCGGCTTCTGCCTGCCCGCCGACCAGAAGCTCGGCCCCGGCGACCGCTATATCGCCACCGAGCTGGCGGGGATCAAGAAGACCCCCAAGGTCGCGATCGTCACCAAGACCGATCTCGTCGAGTCCGAGCAGCTGGCCCAGCAACTGATCGCCATCGACCGGCTCGGCACGGAGCTGGGCATCGAATGGGCCGAGATCGTCCCGGTGTCGGCCGTGGACGCGGAAAAGGTGGGGGCGGGACGCGGTCCCTCGGCTGAGGGCGGTGGCCGGAGAGGGGCCGGCCAGGTGGGCCTGCTGGCGGATCTGCTGGTCCCGCTGCTGCCCGAGGGCCCGGCGCTCTACCCCGAGGGCGACCTCACCGACGAGCCCGAGCAGGTCATGGTCGCCGAGCTGATCCGGGAGGCCGCGCTGGAGGGCGTACGGGACGAACTGCCGCACTCCATCGCGGTGGTCGTGGAGGAGATGCTGCCCCGCGAGGACCGCCCCGCGGACCGGCCGCTCCTCGACATCCACGCCAACCTGTACATCGAGCGGCCCAGCCAGAAGGGCATCATCATCGGCCCCAAGGGACGCCGCCTCAAGGAGGTCGGCACCAAGTCCCGCAAGCACATCGAGGCGCTGCTGGGTACGCCGGTCTTCCTCGACCTTCATGTGAAGGTCGCCAAGGACTGGCAGCGCGACCCGAAGCAGCTGCGGAAGCTGGGGTTCTGA
- a CDS encoding protealysin inhibitor emfourin, which yields MRISVTRTGGFAGIERRAELDTTGRPDATHLDALAHQAVETGHITAARGVPDGFQYEITVDGRTVHAADPHLSDAQRELIRTVLKEGA from the coding sequence ATGCGCATCTCCGTCACCCGCACCGGCGGTTTCGCCGGAATCGAGCGCCGGGCCGAGCTGGACACCACCGGCCGGCCCGACGCCACGCATCTGGACGCCCTGGCCCACCAGGCCGTCGAGACCGGCCACATCACGGCCGCCCGCGGCGTCCCCGACGGCTTCCAGTACGAGATCACCGTCGACGGCCGCACCGTCCACGCCGCGGACCCCCATCTGAGCGACGCCCAGCGGGAACTGATCCGCACGGTGCTGAAGGAAGGCGCGTAG
- a CDS encoding M4 family metallopeptidase: MDANANAPAQARSHRRGTFCTIVPPHVLDKLSHAEDASLADLARRTLEHDALQRTRRRITTVRGVPAARAAAPSDKPERTVYDAHRKTSLPGKKVRGEGDQASGDDSVNRAYDGLGATFELFLKAYGRRSIDDSGLPLSASVHYSEDYNNAFWDGEQMVFGDGDGEVFLDFTIPVDVMAHELTHGVTQYTANLEYFGQSGALNESMSDVFGSLVKQHVLGHSAEEADWLIGAGLLTDRVTGVALRSMKAPGTAYDDDVLGKDPQPGTMDDYVRTSRDNGGVHINSGIPNHAFYLAATALGGNAWERAGQIWFDVLTGGDLASDAEFADFAHLTVAAAHARYGEGEEQTAVQEAWAGVGITDLRARVGAR, from the coding sequence ATGGACGCCAACGCCAATGCCCCCGCGCAGGCCCGCAGTCACCGCCGTGGCACCTTCTGCACGATCGTGCCGCCGCATGTCCTCGACAAGCTGTCCCATGCCGAGGACGCCTCGCTGGCCGATCTCGCCCGCCGCACCCTGGAGCACGACGCCCTGCAGCGCACCCGCCGCCGGATCACCACCGTGCGCGGGGTCCCCGCCGCGCGGGCCGCCGCGCCCTCCGACAAGCCCGAGCGCACCGTCTACGACGCCCACCGCAAGACCTCGCTGCCGGGGAAGAAGGTGCGCGGCGAGGGCGACCAGGCGAGCGGGGACGACTCGGTGAACCGCGCCTACGACGGGCTCGGCGCGACCTTCGAGCTCTTCCTCAAGGCGTACGGCAGGCGCTCGATCGACGACTCCGGCCTGCCGCTGAGCGCGAGCGTCCACTACAGCGAGGACTACAACAACGCCTTCTGGGACGGCGAGCAGATGGTCTTCGGCGACGGGGACGGCGAGGTCTTCCTGGACTTCACCATCCCGGTCGACGTCATGGCCCACGAGCTCACCCACGGCGTCACGCAGTACACCGCCAACCTCGAGTACTTCGGCCAGTCCGGGGCGCTCAACGAGTCGATGTCCGACGTCTTCGGCTCACTGGTCAAGCAGCATGTGCTCGGCCACAGCGCCGAGGAGGCCGACTGGCTGATCGGCGCGGGGCTGCTGACGGACCGGGTCACCGGGGTGGCCCTGCGCTCGATGAAGGCCCCGGGCACGGCGTACGACGACGATGTGCTGGGAAAGGACCCGCAGCCGGGCACGATGGACGACTACGTCCGCACCTCGCGCGACAACGGCGGCGTCCACATCAACTCCGGCATCCCCAACCACGCCTTCTACCTGGCCGCCACCGCCCTGGGCGGCAACGCCTGGGAGCGCGCCGGGCAGATCTGGTTCGACGTGCTGACCGGCGGCGATCTGGCCTCCGACGCGGAGTTCGCCGATTTCGCCCACCTCACGGTCGCCGCCGCGCACGCCCGCTACGGCGAGGGCGAGGAGCAGACGGCGGTGCAGGAGGCGTGGGCCGGGGTGGGCATCACCGATCTGCGGGCCCGCGTGGGCGCGCGGTAG
- the leuA gene encoding 2-isopropylmalate synthase — MTTHSDTPGRSATSGSAVGRPTPLTAATVTQRPSGMPIHKYGPYEAVDIPDRTWPDNRITVAPRWLSTDLRDGNQALIDPMSPARKREMFDLLVRMGYKEIEVGFPSSGQTDFDFVRSIIEEGAIPEDVTISVLTQAREELIERTVESLRGAHRATVHLYNATAPTFRRVVFRGTKEQVKQIAVDGTRLVVEYADKILGDETVFGYQYSPEIFTDTELDFALEVCEGVMDVWQPEEGREIILNLPATVERSTPSTHADRFEWMSRRLSRREHICLSVHPHNDRGTAVAAAELAIMAGADRIEGCLFGQGERTGNVDLVTLGMNLFSQGVDPQIDFSQIDEIRRTAEYCNQMEIHPRHPYAGDLVYTAFSGSHQDAIKKGFEALEASAAEQGKTVDEVEWAVPYLPIDPKDVGRSYEAVIRVNSQSGKGGIAYVLKNDHNLDLPRRMQIEFSKTIQAKTDAEGGEVTPGQIWAAFQDEYLPTDDNRWGRIALRSAQTSTTSEGSDALTVEAVVDGAETVLTGTGNGPLAAFFDALASIDVDVRLLDYSEHTLSEGAASQAAAYIECAIDGQVLWGVGIDANIVRASLKAVVSAVNRARR, encoded by the coding sequence ATGACGACTCACTCCGATACGCCCGGCCGTTCCGCGACCTCCGGCAGCGCCGTCGGCCGTCCCACCCCCCTCACGGCCGCGACCGTCACCCAGCGCCCCTCCGGTATGCCCATCCACAAGTACGGCCCGTACGAGGCCGTCGACATCCCGGACCGCACCTGGCCGGACAACCGCATCACCGTCGCCCCGCGCTGGCTGTCCACCGATCTGCGGGACGGCAACCAGGCGCTGATCGACCCGATGTCCCCGGCCCGCAAGCGCGAGATGTTCGACCTGCTGGTGCGCATGGGCTACAAGGAGATCGAGGTCGGCTTCCCCTCCTCCGGCCAGACCGACTTCGACTTCGTACGGTCGATCATCGAGGAGGGCGCGATCCCGGAGGACGTGACGATCTCCGTCCTCACCCAGGCGCGCGAGGAGCTGATCGAGCGCACCGTGGAGTCGCTGCGCGGGGCGCACAGGGCCACCGTGCACCTGTACAACGCCACTGCCCCCACCTTCCGCCGCGTCGTTTTCCGTGGCACCAAGGAGCAGGTCAAGCAGATCGCGGTGGACGGCACCCGGCTGGTGGTGGAGTACGCCGACAAGATCCTCGGCGATGAGACGGTCTTCGGCTACCAGTACAGCCCGGAGATCTTCACCGACACCGAGCTGGACTTCGCGCTGGAGGTCTGCGAGGGCGTCATGGACGTCTGGCAGCCCGAGGAGGGCCGCGAGATCATCCTCAATCTGCCGGCCACCGTCGAGCGCTCGACCCCGTCCACCCACGCGGACCGCTTCGAGTGGATGTCGCGCCGGCTGTCCCGGCGCGAGCACATCTGCCTGTCGGTGCATCCGCACAACGACCGCGGCACCGCCGTCGCCGCCGCCGAGCTGGCGATCATGGCCGGGGCGGACCGGATCGAGGGCTGTCTGTTCGGGCAGGGCGAGCGCACCGGCAATGTCGACCTGGTGACGCTGGGCATGAACCTGTTCTCCCAGGGTGTCGACCCGCAGATCGACTTCTCGCAGATCGACGAGATCCGCCGCACCGCCGAGTACTGCAACCAGATGGAGATCCACCCGCGCCACCCCTACGCGGGCGATCTGGTCTACACCGCCTTCTCCGGCTCCCACCAGGACGCCATCAAGAAGGGGTTCGAGGCGCTGGAGGCGAGCGCCGCCGAGCAGGGCAAGACGGTGGACGAGGTCGAGTGGGCGGTCCCGTATCTGCCCATCGACCCCAAGGACGTCGGCCGCTCCTACGAGGCCGTGATCCGGGTGAACTCGCAGTCCGGCAAGGGCGGCATCGCCTATGTCCTGAAGAACGACCACAACCTGGACCTGCCGCGCAGGATGCAGATCGAGTTCTCCAAGACGATTCAGGCCAAGACCGATGCCGAGGGCGGCGAGGTCACCCCGGGCCAGATCTGGGCGGCATTCCAGGACGAGTACCTGCCGACCGACGACAACCGGTGGGGCCGGATCGCGCTGCGCAGCGCGCAGACGTCCACCACCAGCGAGGGCAGCGACGCGCTCACCGTCGAGGCGGTCGTGGACGGCGCCGAGACGGTGCTGACCGGCACCGGCAACGGCCCGCTGGCGGCCTTCTTCGACGCCCTGGCCTCGATCGATGTGGACGTACGGCTGCTGGACTACTCCGAGCACACGCTGAGCGAGGGCGCCGCGTCCCAGGCCGCCGCGTACATCGAGTGCGCGATCGACGGGCAGGTGCTGTGGGGCGTCGGGATCGACGCCAACATCGTGCGGGCCTCGCTCAAGGCGGTCGTCTCCGCGGTGAACCGGGCGCGCCGGTGA